From the genome of Vicia villosa cultivar HV-30 ecotype Madison, WI linkage group LG2, Vvil1.0, whole genome shotgun sequence, one region includes:
- the LOC131653050 gene encoding protein BYPASS1-LIKE-like yields the protein MRFPTEYLGSSILNLRSTQVHSMENSSLENELNLFQKHVTDRFNELSSVSSNDLLSLSWVRKLLDAFLCCQEEFRMILHNHRSKVCKPPLDRLVNEFYERSVKALDICNAVSDGVEMVRQWEKLLEIVPCALDHKRIISEGKFRRVKKALVDLAVGMVDESNEDSNNVFSFASRSRSFGRNVVNRDRHHRGDSSVFGQFRPWSESKNWSAIRQLQAIGNNLCFPRNNDLVASNGIALTIYTMSTILLFTMWALVAAIPCEDRGLHLNFLVPRQLSWAAPIKLLQEQILEESKKPERRNSCGLLKEIQKIEKCAWVMNDLTDSLEFPLSEEKEDEVRAKVEDVVNVCEGLKDGLDPLERQIREVFHRIVSCRMEGLDSMYRY from the coding sequence ATGCGTTTTCCAACAGAATATCTAGGTTCTTCTATTCTGAACCTACGTAGTACTCAAGTTCACTCTATGGAAAATTCAAGCTTAGAAAATGAGCTTAATTTGTTTCAAAAACATGTAACTGATAGGTTCAATGAACTATCTTCTGTTTCAAGCAATGATTTGTTGTCACTTTCTTGGGTTAGGAAGCTTCTAGATGCATTCCTTTGTTGCCAAGAGGAGTTCAGAATGATTCTTCATAACCATAGATCGAAAGTGTGTAAACCGCCTTTGGATCGTTTGGTGAATGAGTTTTATGAGAGGAGTGTCAAGGCATTGGATATATGCAATGCTGTTAGTGATGGTGTTGAAATGGTTAGACAATGGGAGAAACTATTGGAGATTGTTCCTTGTGCTTTGGATCATAAAAGAATCATTAGTGAAGGAAAGTTTCGTCGTGTTAAGAAAGCTCTTGTTGATTTGGCTGTTGGTATGGTTGATGAGAGTAATGAAGATTCTAATAATGTGTTTTCATTTGCATCTAGAAGTAGATCATTTGGTAGAAACGTTGTTAATAGAGATCGTCATCATCGAGGAGATTCGTCTGTGTTTGGGCAATTTAGACCATGGAGTGAATCAAAGAATTGGTCAGCTATTAGACAATTACAAGCAATAGGgaacaatctttgttttcctaGGAATAATGATCTTGTTGCTTCAAATGGTATTGCATTGACTATTTATACAATGAGTACAATTTTGTTGTTTACAATGTGGGCACTTGTGGCTGCAATTCCTTGTGAAGATAGGGGTTTACATCTCAACTTTTTGGTTCCTCGGCAGCTATCATGGGCGGCTCCAAtaaagttgctccaagagcagaTTTTGGAGGAGTCGAAGAAGCCGGAGAGAAGGAACTCTTGTGGTCTTTTGAAGGAGATTCAGAAGATTGAGAAGTGTGCTTGGGTGATGAATGATTTGACAGATTCATTGGAGTTTCCTTTGAGTGAGGAGAAAGAAGATGAAGTTAGAGCTAAAGtggaagatgttgtgaatgtttgtGAAGGTTTGAAAGATGGATTGGATCCTTTGGAAAGACAAATTAGGGAAGTGTTTCATAGAATTGTTAGTTGTAGAATGGAAGGGCTTGATTCTATGTATAGATATTAG